A segment of the Maylandia zebra isolate NMK-2024a linkage group LG2, Mzebra_GT3a, whole genome shotgun sequence genome:
aaaatgtagtttctttttttcttacactgagtggcagcagcagcctcctCCCAACCAAACTGGCTGCGGGGAGGTTTTTGGTGTACAGACTGGTAAACGGCGTTAACCACTGCAAGCCACTCGCCATCTGGTCGTTAGAAACCCATGGGTCTGCTGATGGGTTTTTATTACCATATTATCTTTTTTCATCACATTTCCAGTACAGCTGTGAACTCGATGTGACCAACATCAGTAAATGTCCTCGTTGCTGATGTCAGTCAGCAGGGCTTTAACGTCTGTCGTTCCTCTGCAGGAGCTAACCGACCTGTCCAGAGATCCTCCGGCTCAGTGCTCCGCCGGTCCTGTCGGCGAAGACAGTAAGACcacttttcagttttctttacgCAAAAGTTCACAGAGAGGAACAAGTGTGCTGCACTAACCCTCGTCTCctcttttttacagtgtttcaTTGGCAAGCTACTATTATGGGACCTGTAAGTATCAAACAGCTGCTCCGCCTCAGAGTTTGGAGCTAAAAACTGCAGTTAGTTTGTCAAAACAAGCACAAACTGAAAGCCTAGCTGAGCGTGATTCTGTGGGAAACGCTGCAGTCGTGTTTTTTGTAAAACCTGAATCCACAGAACTGCTGCGGGTGTAACGGCGCCGGAGTTCGAGCCGATTCAGGGGCCGTTTCACTGATATTTATACAAACTGTTGGCAGTGACGTGGTGTGAGCATGTGAGTGTTTAacctctctctgtttttaaCTGCAGCCTGACAGTCCCTATCAGGGCGGCGTATTTTTCCTGACTATTCATTTCCCTACAGATTATCCCTTCAAACCCCCCAAGGTAAAATTTTTATTAAACCTTTGAAGCCTTTTAACTtccttaaaattaaaataaataaaaaaaattgaatacaTGTCTGAGATTTTGAAGTGATGCTAAATCGTTTCGGTTCCTCTCCCCGCTCAGGTCGCCTTTACAACGAGAATTTATCAcccaaatataaacagtaatgGCAGCATCTGTTTGGATATATTGAGATCACAGTGGTCTCCAGCATTAACTATCTCTAAAGGTAAGAAACATTCATATAAACGGCCAAATGTTTCTGTGTCTGTAACCCTGAAATTGAGTTTTTAAATCTGCTCCCCTTTGGTGAGAATAATGAAAAGATgtgtgaaatatattttttttagctttaattTTCTTGTAGTTTATTAATAAAGATTCTATAATTAGGCATCTCATTTATAGATAGCGACTCTAACGCTCCCGTCAGAGGGAGACAAATGGTTAAAAACTTCTGTCCTGCAGTGATTCTTTACTGTTAGTACAGGTTTTGACCAGTAGGTGGAGCTGTTTGGTTGTAGTTTCACCTTGTAACAGGTAATAATGATATTTACATCAAACAGGTTTGTTCACAGAGCAGAAAATAAAGTTTGAACCTGACGCTGAAATCtgatttttaaagcattttcatccttatttatttatttttttaccttatGCGCAATATTACTTTTAATTATTATGCTATTATATTTCCATTTACTCATATTTATGTATGTTAAATATTCCTGttactttaatttatttttctgttaatattataatttttccatttattttttaagagttacagttttttattttcaactaatttaaataattttcctgtttattttttaaatgtactatCTTACTTTTGCTTTGCTCCTGTATATACATTTCCCTGAAcatatgcattttcttttctttcttttcttctttgttttcttgctgTCGTTGCAGGTGTGTCTGTATGGAGGCCCACAGCTGCCAAAACTAAAAcaattaaaagttaaaaaagtaaaaaaaaaaaaaaaaaaaaagaagaagtaaataataaataatgaagCAAATGAAATCAGTATAATAAATACATCACATTTTCATAATAATTGTTGCCTATAATGTgatgtgtttgcttgtttgttggCAGTTTTTGTCCCCCATACAGACTCATAATCACTCAGTCATGTGTGAAAAGCAGGAGCACGCTGCAGACCTCAGAGCTGCTCTGACTCTCTCTTTTCCCTCTCTGCAGTCCTTTTGTCCATTTGTTCTCTGTTATGTGACCCGAATCCCGACGACCCGCTAGTGCCAGAGATCGCCCGCATCTACAAAACAGACCCTGTGAGGTGAGTCCACACCTGTTAACCTGCAGGTAATCGGCTGCTCAAAGGACGAGGAGAGCGGCTTCTAGCCTAGCGGGAGGTTTATAACCGAGTGTCCTGCTGCTTGGTCTCAGGTATAACAGACTAGCCAGGGAGTGGACAGAGAAGTATGCCATGCTGTGAGGGTAAGAGTGAAGCTCACCTGAGCTGCCTGCTGATTCTGTGTCTCAGACGCACGTTGAAGCAAATAAAGCATGACTGCAGAGTTTTCTCACTGCATGGAGCGCAGGTAGGGACGACCTGGCGGAcgtcacagggagagaaaataaCGCAAACCTAAAGACGTGAGATATAATAAAACTCACACATGTACAGGTGTTATGAAGGGGGAAATTATCTATAGAGaccaaacagtttgtgtatcgggctgtaaacatgtttatttctgtggggactgactcactgctggagcctctggtgggcgttagaggaactgcaggtgtTGCTGCTTGAGGGGCGTCCTGTGTTTGACAGTTGGGGTAAACTGCACGTGTGGCGAGTGGGAGTAAAGCGGTGAcaatgatgttttgtttcctgtgaaTGGCTGCAGGTGGATTTTGGTCTGTGTTTCTCAGGCATGGCATCGTCCTGCAGCCTCTCCCGCCTCCTCaccttttctctccctccctgcaGGTACAACAAGACGGCTCAGGACTGGACTCAGAAATACGCCATGTGATCTGCCTCCTGCTGTTTTCTCATGTGGCCACGCCCCCTCTCATCCACCTGTAACAGCAATTTGTTCACCTTTCCTTCCCGTCCCATCCTTTGATTTTTATCGCTtgtctgtttgggttttttctgctttccGGGTGAAGGGCTGAGACTCTGAGCCGTCAACGTGCCAACTGA
Coding sequences within it:
- the LOC101486314 gene encoding ubiquitin-conjugating enzyme E2 2 isoform X1 codes for the protein MALKRISKELTDLSRDPPAQCSAGPVGEDMFHWQATIMGPPDSPYQGGVFFLTIHFPTDYPFKPPKVAFTTRIYHPNINSNGSICLDILRSQWSPALTISKVLLSICSLLCDPNPDDPLVPEIARIYKTDPVRYNRLAREWTEKYAML
- the LOC101486314 gene encoding ubiquitin-conjugating enzyme E2 2 isoform X2 encodes the protein MALKRISKELTDLSRDPPAQCSAGPVGEDMFHWQATIMGPPDSPYQGGVFFLTIHFPTDYPFKPPKVAFTTRIYHPNINSNGSICLDILRSQWSPALTISKVLLSICSLLCDPNPDDPLVPEIARIYKTDPVRYNKTAQDWTQKYAM